The genomic region GGACGGTGTCGTCGGCGAGCCCCGGCGGCTGACCTCCGCAACCGACGAGTTCGAGTACTTCCCGGCGTGGTCGCGCGACGGCCGCCTGCTCACGTACGTGGCCTGGAACGACGAGCGCCTGGCCGCCGTGCGGGTCATCGACGCGAAGGGCGGCAAGCCGCGCGCGCTGACGACCGAACCGGGGCACTACCTGAATCCGGCCTTCAGCCCCGATGGGAATCTCGTCGTGTTCGAGAAGACGGGCGGCGGCTACCTGACCAGCCCGCTGTGGGGGCGCGATCCGGGTGTCTACGCGGTGTGGGCCGGCAAGGCCGATCCCAGGGCGCGCTTCGACGGGACGCCGCGGCGCATCGCCGTGCGCGGCGGCACGCCGCAGTTCGGGGCGGGCAATGACCGTGTCTTCCTGACCGTGCGCGACGGCGGCAAGGACAGCGACGGCGTGTCGCTGGTCAGCGTGCCCCTGGCGGGCGCCACGCCCGGCGACGGCGAGCGCACGCACTTCACCAGCGACTGGGCCACCGAGATGCGCGTGAGCCCGGACGGGCGCCGGGTCGCGTTCGCCGAGCGCTACAATGTGTACGTGGCGCCCTTTATCGATGCAGGCAAGCCGCTCGCCGTGGCGCCCAAGGGCACGAACCTGCCCATCGTCAAGCTGAGCCGCGACGCCGGCAATTTCCTGCACTGGTCGGGCGACGGCAGCGCGCTGCACTGGACGCTGGGGCCCGAACTGTCGACGCTGGCCGTCGACGAGGCCCTGGCGGCTTCGACCTTCGGCGGGGCGGCAGCCGACGCCGAGCCGGCAGTCGCGGCGACGACCACCATCCGGATGTCCGCTGCGTCGGACCTGCCGCGGCGCGCCGACGGCGCCGAGAGCGTGATCGCGCTGACGAACGTGAAGATCCTGACCATGGAGAACGTGGGCGGTGCCGACGGCGCCCGTGAAGGGCGCACGCGCGGCGCCGAGGTGATCGAGCGGGGCGTCATCGTCGTGAAGGGCAACCGCATCGCCGCCGTGGGCGCCGAGGGCAGCGTGGCCATTCCGGCCGGCGCCACCGTGATCGACGGCAAGGGCGGCGTTGTGACGCCGGGTCTGGTCGACGCGCACGCGCACGGCGGACAGGGCGAGAACGGCTTCACGCCGCAGGACAACTGGAGCGCACAGGCCAACCTGGCCTTCGGTGTGACCACCGTGCACGACCCGAGCAACGACACCGAGTCCGTGTTCGCGGCCGCAGAACTGGCGAGGACCGGCGCCGTGCTGACGCCGCGCATCTTCTCGACCGGCACCATCCTCTACGGTGCGCAGGGCGCCTACAAGGCGGAGGTCGAGTCGCTCGACGATGCCCTGTTCCACCTGAAGCGCATGAAGGCCGCGGGCGCCTTCAGCGTCAAGAGCTACAACCAGCCGCGCCGCGACCAGCGCCAGATGGTGCTCGAGGCCGCGCGGCGGCTCGGGATGATGGTGGTGCCGGAAGGCGGCGCCCTCTACCAGCACAACATGACGATGGTTGTCGACGGCCATACGACAGTGGAGCACACGCTTCCCATCGCGCGGATCTACGACGACGTGACCGGGATGTGGGGCCGCAGCGACGTGGGCTACACGCCGACCCTGGTGGTGGCCTATGGCGGCCTGGGCGGCGAGAACTACTGGTACGCGAAGACGCAGGTCTGGGCCGACGAGCACCTGATGAAGTTCGTGCCGCGGTACGTGGTGGACCCGCGCTCGCGACGGCCCTTCGACGCGCCGGACGAGGAGTGGAACCACTTCGAGGAAAGCCGGCTGGCGAAGGCCGTGCTCGATGCCAAGCAGGCCGGCATCGTGGCCGAGACCGGGCGTGCCAGCGGGCCCGGGCTGGGAGCGCATGGCCAGATGGCCGGCATCGGCCCGCACTGGGAACTGTGGATGCTGGCGCAGGGCGGCCTGTCGCCGCTCGAGGCACTGCGTGCGGCGACCATCGACGGAGCCTCGCAGCTGGGGCTGGACGGCGACATCGGCTCGCTGCGCGCCGGGAAGCTCGCCGACCTGCTGCTGTTCCGCGACGACCCTTCACAGGACATCCGCAACAGCGGGAGCATCGCCATGGTGATGCTGAATGGTCGCCTGTACGAAGCCGGCACCCTGGCGCAGGTGGCCCCGCTCGCGAAGCCGGGACCGCACTACTTCTTTGAAGACCTGCAGAAGGGTGCCGGAACGCCGCTGGCCGTCGAGGCGATCATGCGCAAGGCGGCCGAGAACGGCGCCACCTGCGCCGGCTGCTGTGACCGGCATTGACGGTGCCGATCGTGACCACTCCGCGGCAGGAAGCCGACCTCCGGCGCTTCCGGCGCCTGGCCGACTTGTTCGACAGTGCCTTCCGCGTGCCCGGGACGCGCTGGCGCTTCGGGCTCGACGCCTTGCTCGGCCTGGTGCCGGTGGCAGGTGACGTCGCCGGCGCCGCCTTCGCGCTCTACGGCGTGTGGACGGCGCGCAGGATCGGGGCGCCCGCGGTCGTCCTGGCGCACATGCTCGTCAACGTCGCCCTGGACCTGCTGGTGGGGTTGGTGCCGGTGGCCGGCGACGTGTCGGATTTCTTCTTCCAGTCGCATGCGCGCAATCGACGCCTGCTCGAGGCCTGGCTGGCCGACCCCCGGCGCGCCACCCGCCGATCGCGCGGCGTGGTGATCGGCGTCCCGCTCGGAGCACTGGTGCTGCTCCTGGCAGCGGTCGCCGCCGCGGTGTGGGCATTCGTGCTGTTCGCGCGCTGGCTGGCCGGGGTCTGGACGTAGGCCAAGGTTCGACGTGGGCCATTGCTCGACGTAGGCCAAGGCTCGACGTAGGCCAAGGCTCGACGTATGCCAAGGCTCGACGAACCCGGGACCGGGAGGTTATCATGCCGGGCACGCACTGCCGGCGACCGCCGGCCGGTCCACCGCTGTCCGACCGGGCTCCAGCGCCCGTCTGGTGAGCACTGCCGCATGGGTCTCTCCGCACTCAAGTCGCGCCTGCCCTGGTGGTCGAAGATCGCCAGCAAGCTGGTGTTGTCGCGCCTGCCCGCGCGCTATCACCTCTGGCAGCGGCTGGACCTGTTCAAGCACGGCAGCATGGAGGATCCCGCCTACGCCTGGGACGTGTTCGCGCACCACTGGGAGCGCAGCGATTTCGTCGGCAAGGGCCAGCCCGGCTTCACCTGCCTGGAGGCGGGGCCCGGCGACACGCTGTCGTCGTGCCTGCTGGCCCACGTGCACGGCGCGGCGACCTGCCACCTGGTCGATGTCGGCCCGTTCGCACGCGCGGACATGGCGCCCTACCGGCAGCTCGAGGCGTGGCTGTCGGAGCGCGGCTCGCCGTTGCCGCCGGCCGCCTGTGACGGCGACCTGGACACCATGCTCCGGACCGTGGGCGGCCGCTACGCCACGCAGGGACTGGCGTCGTTGCGCGCGATCCCCGACGGCAGCGTTCACTTCATCTGGTCGCAGGCGGTGCTCGAGCACGTGCGACTGGGCGAGTTCCTGCCGTTCCAGAAGGAACTGCGGCGCATCCTGCATCCCGGCGGCATCTGCTCGCACACCATCGACCTGAAGGATCACCTGGGCGGCGCCCTCAACAACCTCCGCTTCCGCGAGAAGACGTGGGAAGCGCCGTGGATGTCGGAGTCGGGGTTCTACACCAATCGCATCCGTTTCGGGCAGATGTGCCGCCTGTTCGAGGAGGCCGGGTTCGCGGTCGAGGTGGTGCAGCGGGATACGTGGCCGGCGTTGCCCACGCCGCGGGCGCGGCTGGCCGAACCGTTCCGCGGCCTCGACGAGGCCGAGTTGCTGGTCAAGGGGTTCCAGGTCCTGCTGAGGCCCGCCGCCGGGCCCGGCCGTTGAGGCGATCGATGGCTGCGCCGACCAGGCTGCTGTTCGTGGTGACCGAAGACTGGTACTTCTGTTCGCACCGCCTGACCCTGGGTGGGGCGGCGCGCGAGGCCGGCTATGACGTGGCCGTGGCCACGCGCGTGCGCGATCACGGCGACCAGATCACGGCCCGCGGCCTGCGCCTGCTGCCCTTCCCGATGACCAGGCGCGGCGCCAACCCCTGACCGAGCTGGCGACCCTGGTGCGGCTGGTGCGCCTGTACCGGCGCGAGCGGCCGGACATCGTGCACCATGTCGCGCTGAAGCCGGTGGTGTACGGGTCACTGGCGGCGCGACTGGCCGGCGTGCCGGTCGTCGTCAACGCCGTGGCGGGCACAGGCTGGCTGTTCAATGCGACCGGCGGCGCGCGGCGACTGCTGCGGCCGGTGATGCGGCGCGTGCTGGGCGCCGTCCTGGCGGGTACGCAGGTCATCGTCCAGAATCCCGACGATGCCGAGGTCATGGCCGGCATCGACCTGCAGCACGTGCACCTGATCCGCGGCGCCGGCGTGGATACCCGCGAGTTCGCGCCCCGCGACGAGGCGCCGGGGCCGATCGTGGTGCTGCTCGCCTCGCGCCTGCTCTGGACCAAGGGAGTGGGCGACTTCGCCGTCGCCGCGCGCCTGCTGCGCGAGCGCGGCGTGGCCGTTCGCTGCGTGCTGGTGGGCACGCCCGACCCGGACAACCCGGACTTCGTGCCCGAGGGCGCCATCCGCGCCTGGGAGGCCGAGGGCAGCCTGGAATGGTGGGGCCACCGGGGCAACATGGCCGACGTCTTCGCGGCGGCCCACATCGTCTGCCTGCCGTCGTACTACGGTGAAGGCGTGCCGAAGGCCCTGATCGAGGCGGCAGCCTGCGGCAGGCCGATCGTGACGACCGACATGCCGGGCTGCCGGGAGATCGTGCGCCAGAGGGAGAACGGGCTGCTGGTGCCGCCGCGGGATCCGGCGCGCCTGGCCGACGCGCTGCAGGAACTGGCCGGCGATGCCGACCTGCGCCGGCGCCTCGGCGCCGAGGGGCGCCGGCGGGTCGAGTCCGAGTTCTCCGAGCAGCAGGTCATCGCGGCGACCCTCGCCGTGTACCGGCGGAAGCCGGCGCCCTGAGGACGCCTGCCCCGGTCGGCGAGCCCGCGTGAGGCAGGGGTTTGTCATCGCGGCCCCAAGGCGCTACATTGCGCGGGCCGGCGCCCTTCGGGGGCGCCGTCTTTCCGTAGGGCGCGGGCCGCGGCCGGTCCTGTCTGGGTCTCACTCAAGGCCGGGTTCAATCCCGGCGTGTCGCGGAGGGCCGCCATGCTGCCTGGATCCCCTTGGACCATTGCCAAGAGCGAACACCTGTACGGCTTCGAGTACTGGGGCGCCGGCTATTTCGGCGTCAACGGGCAGGGCAATGCCTGCATCCGGCCCGAAGGCCCGGGCGGCCCCGAGTTCGACCTCAACGAACTGGTCGAAGCGGCGCGCCAGCGCGATATCCGCCTGCCGATCCTCTTCCGCTTCAGCGGCATCCTGCGCCACCGGCTGCGGACGCTGCACAACGCCTTCACGGCGGCGATGGCCGAGTACGATTTCAAGGGCGCCTACCGTCCCGTCTATCCCATCAAGGTGAACCAGCAGCGCCACGTGGTGACGGAGCTGATCCGCGCCGGTCGCGACCTGAGCCTGGGCCTCGAGGTGGGCAGCAAGCCCGAGCTGGTGGCGGCGCTGGCGCTGCCCGACAACCAGAACGCGCTCCTGATCTGCAACGGCTACAAGGACCGCCAGTACCTGGAACTGGCGATGATGGCGCAGCGCGTCGGTCGCGAGGTCATCGTCGTCATCGAGAAGCCCTCCGAGGTGGACCTGCTGCTGGACATCAGCCGCGAGCAGAAGCTGGAGCCGAACATCGGCTTCCGGCTGCGGCTGGCCGGTCGCGGCGCCGGGCGCTGGGAGCGCAGCGGCGGAGAGCGCGCCAAGTTCGGCCTGAACGTGGCGGAGATCGTGGCGGCCATCAAGCTGCTGACCGAGCACGGCAAGCAGGACTGGGTGCGC from bacterium harbors:
- a CDS encoding PD40 domain-containing protein, with amino-acid sequence MRALFVGAALCVLLTVPAAYAVAVDQDVAADSVATSAKWDVADPPTDGTAGGWGWKDVPLDVDTGTWMSVDVSPDGQTIVFDLLGDIYTMPVTGSTDGSQVTCLAEGLQWDMQPRFSPDGQWIAFVSDRTGEGGRGGDNIWVMRTDGSEPRQVTKESFRLVTQPVWMPDSQYIVARKHFTSRRSLGAGEMWLYHASGRTDGVQLTAKQSEQKDTGEPAVSPDGRYLYYSLDAAPGGGFEYDKDGNVGIYAIDRLDFRTQETERLIAGPGGACRPVPSPDGQSVAFVRRVRHVSTLFVMDLRSGRARAVYAPLERDNQETWAVHGVYPAMAWTPDGGSLVFWSGGKIRRVDVATSVAETIPFRATSTRRIAKAVRFPVEVAPATFDVKMIQNATVSPRGDRLVFQALGHLYTAPLADGVVGEPRRLTSATDEFEYFPAWSRDGRLLTYVAWNDERLAAVRVIDAKGGKPRALTTEPGHYLNPAFSPDGNLVVFEKTGGGYLTSPLWGRDPGVYAVWAGKADPRARFDGTPRRIAVRGGTPQFGAGNDRVFLTVRDGGKDSDGVSLVSVPLAGATPGDGERTHFTSDWATEMRVSPDGRRVAFAERYNVYVAPFIDAGKPLAVAPKGTNLPIVKLSRDAGNFLHWSGDGSALHWTLGPELSTLAVDEALAASTFGGAAADAEPAVAATTTIRMSAASDLPRRADGAESVIALTNVKILTMENVGGADGAREGRTRGAEVIERGVIVVKGNRIAAVGAEGSVAIPAGATVIDGKGGVVTPGLVDAHAHGGQGENGFTPQDNWSAQANLAFGVTTVHDPSNDTESVFAAAELARTGAVLTPRIFSTGTILYGAQGAYKAEVESLDDALFHLKRMKAAGAFSVKSYNQPRRDQRQMVLEAARRLGMMVVPEGGALYQHNMTMVVDGHTTVEHTLPIARIYDDVTGMWGRSDVGYTPTLVVAYGGLGGENYWYAKTQVWADEHLMKFVPRYVVDPRSRRPFDAPDEEWNHFEESRLAKAVLDAKQAGIVAETGRASGPGLGAHGQMAGIGPHWELWMLAQGGLSPLEALRAATIDGASQLGLDGDIGSLRAGKLADLLLFRDDPSQDIRNSGSIAMVMLNGRLYEAGTLAQVAPLAKPGPHYFFEDLQKGAGTPLAVEAIMRKAAENGATCAGCCDRH
- a CDS encoding DUF4112 domain-containing protein, coding for MTTPRQEADLRRFRRLADLFDSAFRVPGTRWRFGLDALLGLVPVAGDVAGAAFALYGVWTARRIGAPAVVLAHMLVNVALDLLVGLVPVAGDVSDFFFQSHARNRRLLEAWLADPRRATRRSRGVVIGVPLGALVLLLAAVAAAVWAFVLFARWLAGVWT
- a CDS encoding methyltransferase domain-containing protein, translating into MGLSALKSRLPWWSKIASKLVLSRLPARYHLWQRLDLFKHGSMEDPAYAWDVFAHHWERSDFVGKGQPGFTCLEAGPGDTLSSCLLAHVHGAATCHLVDVGPFARADMAPYRQLEAWLSERGSPLPPAACDGDLDTMLRTVGGRYATQGLASLRAIPDGSVHFIWSQAVLEHVRLGEFLPFQKELRRILHPGGICSHTIDLKDHLGGALNNLRFREKTWEAPWMSESGFYTNRIRFGQMCRLFEEAGFAVEVVQRDTWPALPTPRARLAEPFRGLDEAELLVKGFQVLLRPAAGPGR